A window of Oncorhynchus masou masou isolate Uvic2021 chromosome 19, UVic_Omas_1.1, whole genome shotgun sequence genomic DNA:
TAAAATATTACTGTGTTATATGATTGGCAAAACACAGGGCCCTAACCTGAGGTAGATAAACCCAATGGACGATATTGTTGCATTCCCATTACCTTGTGATCAATTATTACACCACAGAATAAATGCAAACCTTCTGGTTGAATCTTTTTGTTGAAATCAGATGGAGCTTCCACCCCACGAAGGATCGGTACTCTCTGTGGTTGACATGCACACAGGTGGAGAGCCTTTGCGCATTATCCTTAGTGGTTACCCAGAGGTAAAGGGCGAGGGTGTGCTATCCAAACGACGCTACGTGAGAGAGCATCTGGACTACCTACGGAGAGTGTTGATGTTCGAACCAAGAGGACACTATGACATGTACGGAGCCCTGGTCGTGGAGAGTGAGATACCTGAAGCCGACTTGGGGGTTCTTTTCATGCACAACGAAGGTTACAGTACcatgtgtggccacgcagtcatcgCTCTTGGGAGGTTCGCTGTAGACTACAAACTTGTTCAAGAGCCAAGGTCGCCAGAGACGCAGGTGAATATACACTGTCCATGTGGCCTGGTTAAGGCATTTGTGGAGTACTCTAATGGTAAAACCGGAGGTGTGAGGTTCCACAGTGTTCCAGCGTTTGCATTTGCAACAGGTAAGTTGCATTCTTTGCTGACAAGCATTTCAATACATAGTAATATTGCATATAGAGTTGCAATGAGGAAATATGGATCTGTGTCCTGTAGAATACAAGGTATCACCATCTCAAATTACTTTACACTGCTGGCTGCTGGTTGCCTCTGGCTGTCAAGGCTAAATCTCTTTTTTGTCAGATGTAATTGTTGCTGTGCCTGGGCATGATGAAGTCACTGTTGATATAAGCTACGGAGGAGCATTCTACGCATTTGTAAGTGCAGAGCGATTTGGCCTGGACATCAACAAGTCCAAGACCAGGGATCTGGTGGATGCAGCTACTGCAGTGACCAACTCTGTCAAATCTCAGGTAAAGATTTGTTCTAGCTCAACTGTAAATTTGCAGTTTAAACAGCCACTCAATGTTCACCTCAATGTCCTGAATCCTTCAACCTAGGAGATGAATAACCctgtgaatgtgtggttcccCTAGGTAAAACTGCATCACCCAACCAGTGAGGACCTGGCCTTTCTCTATGGCACCATCCTCACAGATGGAAAAGATGCCTATTCCCAAGAGCCCACTGCTaacatgtgtgtgtttgcagatGCCCAGGTACAACGAACTTTAAATCCTGCCAATGGTACAGTAGCCTTCAACAGAAGCCACTGTTCATGCTACCCGTCATATCACCATATGATTTGAAGTAAGGTTTAAAAGAAAAGTATAAGGCAAGCATAGATAAACATTGGAGACAGAAGTTGACAGTGATTTGTAAATAAGTCATTTGATATTAAAATTAGAAGAGTTCAAGTTAATTGCAACTATAGCAAGACTACTTTCATTAACGTGGTCCGATTTTGTTTCCTTTTTGGTTCTCTGACACGTCACATGGGCTAGGTGGACAGAAGCCCTACAGGTTCAGGGGTCACTGCCCGTGTGGCTCTCCAGTACCATAAAGGCCTCATCCAACTCAACCAGACTAGGACCTTCCAGAGTGGGGCCACAGGATCTCTGTTCACCGGCAAAGCTGTTCAGGTACTAGGGCTGTCTCCAATATATGTTCATGCCTCTTAGCCTTTTTGGAAGTTTTCAATTAAGCTTTGTTTCATTAACGCAATGATATCTCAAATGtttgtcttgttatattgatattAATTTCAGGATAGCAGAAGGTCTGTATGCACTATGCAGACCTGATAGTGCTGCAGATGCAGAGGAGCAAATAAGAGCATACTGTACATGGGGGGGGGATACTGATAACTGCGTCTTTGCAAAACACAGCACTTTGATCGAAGGCCACTGACTTGTTGCTGCTTTCTGCAGTTGACATTGCAATCATTGCACCAATTATTCAGCAAAGATATTTGACACACAAAAGCTTACCCAAAACTAGTACAATAATCGTAGGTATACTCAGTTTTATACAGATTCTATTGAAAGCAAAAACAAAGTTCTATAATTGTCTACCTGGAAGGTACCCAATTACTTCTCTGTCAATTTTGCACAGGACACCACATGTGGAGACTTCAAGGCTGTGGTGGTTGAGGTGGCTGGCAGAGCACACTACACTGGCGTGGCCAGCTTTGTGCAGGAAAGTGACGACAAGCTAAAACTTGGTTTCCTGCTGAAATAGGAGCAGCTACCAGTGTCCACAACCACTTTTGAGTGCATCTCCATCCAAGCAAAGGACCATATCAGATTGCaaataaattgtaaaaaaaacaacacaaaaaacCCATCGCCCATTGAAGGCCTATGCAGCATCAGTAATGGTCATAAgtattgtgtgtactgtatgcaCAGAGTCTGACATGAGAGACATGGCAGACAAGGCTGTTGGAATTCCCTCAAACATCTGCATGGTTTAGGTCAACTTCCATGAGCAGGTGTCCAATATAACAAAGTTTGCTCCTGTCCTGTAGTGGTCATAAACACAAAATGAACTAAAAAGTGTTAAGTAGGATGactttggtcataaagtcagtattTTTTAAGGAAACAATGTCTCAGA
This region includes:
- the LOC135505868 gene encoding trans-L-3-hydroxyproline dehydratase isoform X1 — protein: MNVNSRIGSKKMELPPHEGSVLSVVDMHTGGEPLRIILSGYPEVKGEGVLSKRRYVREHLDYLRRVLMFEPRGHYDMYGALVVESEIPEADLGVLFMHNEGYSTMCGHAVIALGRFAVDYKLVQEPRSPETQVNIHCPCGLVKAFVEYSNGKTGGVRFHSVPAFAFATDVIVAVPGHDEVTVDISYGGAFYAFVSAERFGLDINKSKTRDLVDAATAVTNSVKSQVKLHHPTSEDLAFLYGTILTDGKDAYSQEPTANMCVFADAQVDRSPTGSGVTARVALQYHKGLIQLNQTRTFQSGATGSLFTGKAVQDTTCGDFKAVVVEVAGRAHYTGVASFVQESDDKLKLGFLLK
- the LOC135505868 gene encoding trans-L-3-hydroxyproline dehydratase isoform X2, with protein sequence MELPPHEGSVLSVVDMHTGGEPLRIILSGYPEVKGEGVLSKRRYVREHLDYLRRVLMFEPRGHYDMYGALVVESEIPEADLGVLFMHNEGYSTMCGHAVIALGRFAVDYKLVQEPRSPETQVNIHCPCGLVKAFVEYSNGKTGGVRFHSVPAFAFATDVIVAVPGHDEVTVDISYGGAFYAFVSAERFGLDINKSKTRDLVDAATAVTNSVKSQVKLHHPTSEDLAFLYGTILTDGKDAYSQEPTANMCVFADAQVDRSPTGSGVTARVALQYHKGLIQLNQTRTFQSGATGSLFTGKAVQDTTCGDFKAVVVEVAGRAHYTGVASFVQESDDKLKLGFLLK